In Oryctolagus cuniculus chromosome 14, mOryCun1.1, whole genome shotgun sequence, the genomic stretch ttttctttctgctgtCTTATGGTCTACAACACAAAATAATCTATATTTATAAGAGAAATTGGAATTATCAGaagttatgttttattttaaaaaatgtacactaTTCATAGTGGTGCAAAACACAGCCTCAGGATTTAAGCAATAAGGAGGTGctccccgcatgggagaccagaggaagcacctggctcctggcttcggatcggcgcagtgcaccggctgtagcagccatttggggggtgaaccaacggaaggatgacctttctctctgtctctctctctcactgcctaactctgcctgtcaaaaaaaaaaaaaaaaaaaaaaaaaaaggaggtgctcaagttccagctgcatTACGCAGTTACTCTGACCTTAGAAAGTTAGTCAAATCTTTGTGCCTGCTTCCTCACCTACAAATGAGAGAAGTAACAGCAATTACCACAAAGAGCACAGAATtaaatgttgaataaaaataaataatacttaaacTTAGTGATGgaaagaacaggaagaaaagacaaaaagggaTATGGGTGATACAAGGAACTATTGGTTCATGCCGACACTACCTATTAACAATTTGTGATCTTAATCACTTTTAAATCCACACTAGTTTAACACAGTcttttaataaatacaataatttcaCTAATTGAAATAGCATAAATTGAACTAATTAGCTAATAATCATTATTTGACTTATGATTTCTGTAAACTACTAAAACACCTCAAAGAAAGTTTCTGTGAAGAACTCTAACCAGCAGTCTGCATGAAAAGAATAGTTAATCAATGAAAACAGCCAATTCCCTGATATCAGGGACCCATTCATCAATCATGATACTAGAAAAAAACCACTTTGTTCACTCTAAGTACTGCATGAGACCTTACCTATCTTCGTCTTTGTCATAGAGCTGGTAATAGTCTCCACAGCCATTCCAAAAGGCATTATCTCCAACTTCTTGCCTTCCTGCGGTGGCTCCACTTTCTGCTGCTATTTGGTTATTTTCTGTTtccctttgtgtaactcttgaGTAGGGTGGATCCAAGAACATACATTCATGTTCTCCATCATATTCTTCACATTTTATTAAGGGATCATCTTTGCTGCATTCCTCAACTTCCAAAGCCTCCCTCCACCTCTGAACACTTCTTTGTTTAGCCTCATGCCTACTAAAACCTGTTTCTTGGTCCACCTGGCTTGAACTTATCAGTTTTCTAACTTTTGGCCTCACTACCTGTTCAGGAGAACTTCGATGGCTGTCCCTATCCAGGATATTTTGTTCCCTACAAGCATGCCCTGGAGCACAGCCTGCATCTTCAGCTGAActttctgtctgtccttcctGGATAGTAGTATTGTGCTGTTTCTTCCTAACAACTTCATCTTCAGAAGAGCACCTCTGAAATTCCTGGTTGTTCGGATGGACAGTAGAACTTCTCACTAAAGCTGCTGAATCTAACTCTTCAAACTCATCTCTGATGTCACAGTTAAAAGAGGGAACTGGTGGGGAAAGACCATTGtacatctctgcctctccatttgCCAACTCACATATTGTATTGCCTAATGCTTGCTGATATCTACCACCTTCAACAACTTCTGCAGGAAGCTGAAGACGCTCATTCTCTTCTCCGTGTTTGCCATCTGGATCATAAGAGTCAGTATGAACCAATGCAATTCCATTTTGGACAGTGGAAGCATTACAAGCTCCTGGAGTATACTCGCACTCAGAGTGATTATGGAGATCTGCACTGCTTTCTAaggcctccctgccttcctcactATGATGCACTGCAACAAAGGATGGGCTGCTCTCAATAGTTTGATTCAATGCTGTACCACAAGAGggaatttctgtttcatttttttcaaatgtggaTTCACTGAGTAAAGAAGAATGAACTTGATCCAGTGGACTGGAACcttcacagaaaacaaaacagaacacattTGGAGGAATTAATTTGGATAAAATTTTACATAATAAATATCACTTTAGGAGAAGTTATACCATTCATTACCTACTTGAAAAACATGAGTGCATTTATTTGGCAAGTGCTTCTATGTTCCCTATCTAAGCACAGACTGGTTACTTTCTGAGTTCATTTATGCCACTGTGTAGCCTCCCACGTCTGCTGCAGATGAGATTTCACCTAAATCCTAGTATCTTAAACCTTCTGCAACACACATAAAGGAAAGTCTAATGAGAGGCCTTTCAACAGGAAGCATAAGGGAAGTCACAGGGTAACCAACCTACCCTGCCAATGATCTCCAAACCTACCTTCTTTATTACatctagttaaaaaaaattccaaagtatTTATGACAAATgtaacaagaaattaaaaatgcaagattccattttgtttttatgtcaATTCAGAAGATTCTACATCAGTTTCTACACATAACATTCTACTGTCAAAACTGATCGCTGTAATATATCTGTAATGAGTTAACTTTAGATGTGCTATAGCAATGACTGAAAAATTACATGTAAGTCAATATGCTTATTCTCTTTGCCAAAGTTTAATAGTCAGAATTCTGAGACAAAGTAAAATTGTATCTAGTCTGTAAGTTACTTTAAGCATGACTATCTTTCATCACCATtagcttaattttaaaaatcaagacatTTCGAATTTGGTAGAATAAGGATTTATAAACTGTACAATAACTGATGCTTGTTTTTGTTAGGAAAAAAACCTGCCTTAACAGAATTACCTTAGTAAGTAAtttagattttatatattaatgataAAAAATAGTAATCTAGAATTATGAAGTTTGCTCAGTATAAGAGAAAGATAAATCtagtgcaaaaataaaaaattacagtacatatatatatacaaaatacctTTTCAAACCactaaataagaaattttaattgAATAAGTAGAATTTGACAGCTGCATTTCATAAAACGATTGTTAAAAAACTAGGCAAGCTTAATTATTCAGAGATAAAATGAAAAGTCATTTAATTATGATATACAGAAAAAATATACTCAGTtcacataaaaatgatttttttgatTGAAAGATGATTTATTTTGGATGAAGGATGGAGCAATATAATCACTGCCATGACAATGTAGCTGTATTTTAATGAGAgccatattctattttattttgtgtttaaatatACACGGTACTGACATTAAATTCaataacaaaatttcaaaatagaattTCCTAAGAAATGTGCTGCATTTTACACACATAGATACATATAAATCCCACTCAAAATTTAAGTACATGATCAAGTCCTATATAACAATTAATAACTCATATAGTTACATGTTTACATACCTGAGGAATTTTCCTTTGGAACATCATCCAGTTCTAACACCTCATAGTCGTCACCAGCCCGACCTAAGCTTCTTTCGTGCCTGGTCATACATGGTTTAAAACTAACATATGCATGTCTTCTTCCATATCGCCTGCCTGTAATTGTCTGATATCCTCCTGCTGGTTTGGGCCAGGCAGCCTTGCTGGATTCTTGGTCCATTGCTGGAGTGGGTAGTGGTAGTgggtgagttaaaaaaaaaaaagagacagatagCAGTAATTTTTGTTCTGGCAACCAGTGGGGGGATGGGGAATACTATTTAAATATATAAGCTGTTATTTACCAAATTATATACTACTAAAAGTCAAGAGttacggctggcgccgcagctcactaggcttatcctctgccttgcagcgctgccggcacaccaggttctagtcccggttggggcgccggattctgtcccggttgcccctcttccaggccagctctctgctgtggccagggagtgcagtggaggatagcccaagtacttgggccctgcaccccatggcagaccaggataagtacctggctcctgccatcagatcagcacggggtgccggccgcggctgcggcggccattggagggtgaaccaatggcaaaggaagacctttctctctgtctctctctcacttgtccactctacctgtcaaaaaaaaaaaaaaaattttcaagagtACCTTACTAGTACTATGAAACATTATTCTTCAATATTCACATACTAGACAATTAAATATGGAATACTATCTAATGAAAGTTATTAGTCTCTTCTCcccaaaaaatatttcaaaatttggcTCCTCTAAGgtatttcagatttttataaCGAAACCTaccagaaaatattttccatatgcCTACTTATTATACTGCCAAAGTTCTTGATGGAGTGAAGCATAATCTTCCAAATTAACTAAGTACCTTATGTATAAGGACTTGACACATATTTGATGAGCCAATTACTAGCACATGACATGATGATTTCATTTAGAGTGGCTATGTTACTGTCAAAAGTAAACTCTTTAAATGGTAACTGTATTATAAAGAATCAAAccgtatggagattcctcaacaAACTAGAACTAGACCTACCATAtgtcccagctatcccacttttgggaatatatccaaaggaaacaaagtcagcatatgaaagacacatgtttactgcagcccaattcacagTAACAAAGATACGGACTCAATCTAGATGTCCACCAATGAATGACTAGATCAAGATTATGTGATACATACAcaacagaatattactcagccataaaaagaacaaaatcctgacatttgcaacaaaatgaatgcaactggagatcattatgctaagtacaATAAAGTCATACATTGAAagacaacacatttttttttcttatgtagaAAATAATCATATAGTATTAAAACATGTGAatgccatattatttggtatatagaGGTATTTATAAAAGCTGTCTTTATTCCATTATACCTCTTATTTAATAATGTACCTTTATTTTCTCACTTTGTGATCTTTATCATGAATCCTatgttatgtgatattaatatatccaTCCATGCTTTCAACAAAAATaataggcatgtgtgtgtgtatatatattatttacagATTAAATAGGGCAAGCTGTTAAATCTATGTGCTCACTGAACTCTCTATAGTTTTctgaattgaaatattttaaagaaaaaattaaaaaggcagaaaaattaaaacagaaaaacacaacACATGAAAAGAACCAACCAGATCACAGTAAAATACGACTAGCATCAGATAAAATACACCCAGAGAAAAGTGTGACAGGCCAAGTCAAATACATGCTACCGCACCATCCAAACTACCACTGAAAGATAGATATCATGGTAAAAATGTAATTAACATTTCAACAACTTGAATTTAAGTTTTGATATACAATGGATATACATTGTGAACAGTAGCATCTTTTACTACATAGTATATtgtttatacatacacatacatatattaagTATCAATTTGCCTAACCAATTAAATGACATATACTAAATAGGaactaaacaaaatatttactaacattataTGTAAAGTTAATAGATGGTATATtcacatattttgttttattgcatcaaaataaaaaatatcacttCCAAGCACAAAGGAGAAACAGCATGCA encodes the following:
- the PJA2 gene encoding E3 ubiquitin-protein ligase Praja-2, whose protein sequence is MSQYTEKEPSAMDQESSKAAWPKPAGGYQTITGRRYGRRHAYVSFKPCMTRHERSLGRAGDDYEVLELDDVPKENSSGSSPLDQVHSSLLSESTFEKNETEIPSCGTALNQTIESSPSFVAVHHSEEGREALESSADLHNHSECEYTPGACNASTVQNGIALVHTDSYDPDGKHGEENERLQLPAEVVEGGRYQQALGNTICELANGEAEMYNGLSPPVPSFNCDIRDEFEELDSAALVRSSTVHPNNQEFQRCSSEDEVVRKKQHNTTIQEGQTESSAEDAGCAPGHACREQNILDRDSHRSSPEQVVRPKVRKLISSSQVDQETGFSRHEAKQRSVQRWREALEVEECSKDDPLIKCEEYDGEHECMFLDPPYSRVTQRETENNQIAAESGATAGRQEVGDNAFWNGCGDYYQLYDKDEDSSECSDGEWSASLPHRFSGTEKDQSSSDESWETLPGKDENEPELQSDSSGPEEENQELSLQEGEQTSLEEGEIPWLQYNEVNESSSDEGNEPANEFAQPEAFMLDGNNNLEDDSSVSEDLDVDWSLFDGFADGLGVAEAISYVDPQFLTYMALEERLAQAMETALAHLESLAVDVEVANPPASKESIDGLPETLVLEDHTAIGQEQCCPICCSEYIKDDIATELPCHHFFHKPCVSIWLQKSGTCPVCRRHFPPAVIEASAAASSEPDPDAPPAGDSTAEAP